The following are encoded together in the Pedobacter sp. D749 genome:
- a CDS encoding RagB/SusD family nutrient uptake outer membrane protein produces MKKIIYALFIITGITLVNSCKKTLDAPSKSSLDESVIFSTPSLAEGSIAGILQSFGETNSYRGRFLVYYGLNNDTEVYNTLKAVDDDKAKLSNYNCNVNNSQMNTTDNAWAKFYEAIERANLAIRGIRTYGNIESNPAMAQILGEILTLRAVIYNDLIKGWGDVPARFEPISTATSYLPRNDRDVIYKQLLADLNEAAGYLPWPGENTTTAKVERVNKAFAKGLRARLALAAGGYAQRLDGTIKLSSDPELSHDKMYAIAKKECLEIIASGKLRLLGFEEVFRKLNEETGTAGLESMWEIPFSDGRGRVIFDLGVKHIKTDQYTGQNKGGTDGPNPIMLYEYENEDVRRDVTVVPYEWDGGDGTKGAAQVPSALGRLYFGKYRYEWMKRRVTSTNDDGLNWMYMRYADVILMAAEAVNDIDGPAAAAPYLKMIRDRAFPTAPAKVTAFMATATASKTAFFDAVVNERALEFTGEMLRKSDLIRWNLLGTKLAEAKTKLQQLENRQGKYAALPAKIYYKTAANGETVEIYGLKFGDTDAQGLALGYTSNKAWTMVTTGETVSYWNALYTKDPNMQQYWPIWQVFLDSSNGMLNNKNLGL; encoded by the coding sequence ATGAAAAAAATTATATATGCGCTATTCATTATTACAGGGATAACACTTGTAAATAGCTGTAAAAAAACGTTAGATGCACCATCAAAATCTTCGCTGGATGAGTCTGTTATTTTTTCTACCCCTAGCTTAGCAGAAGGTTCAATAGCGGGTATATTACAATCATTTGGAGAAACCAATTCATACAGAGGACGTTTTTTAGTCTACTATGGACTTAACAACGATACAGAAGTATACAACACCTTAAAAGCGGTTGATGATGACAAAGCAAAACTGTCTAACTACAACTGTAATGTGAACAATAGCCAAATGAATACCACAGATAATGCATGGGCTAAATTTTACGAAGCTATTGAAAGGGCTAACCTGGCCATAAGGGGAATTAGAACTTATGGCAATATAGAAAGTAACCCGGCAATGGCGCAGATCCTTGGTGAAATTTTAACATTAAGAGCTGTTATATACAACGACCTTATAAAAGGCTGGGGCGATGTGCCTGCTCGTTTTGAGCCCATTTCCACTGCAACATCGTATTTGCCAAGAAACGATAGAGATGTAATTTATAAACAATTGTTAGCCGATTTAAATGAAGCAGCAGGTTACCTGCCTTGGCCTGGCGAAAATACCACAACAGCTAAAGTAGAGCGCGTAAACAAAGCTTTTGCAAAAGGCTTAAGAGCACGTTTGGCACTGGCCGCAGGTGGTTATGCACAACGCCTGGATGGAACAATAAAATTAAGTTCCGATCCGGAATTATCACACGATAAAATGTATGCCATTGCCAAAAAAGAATGCCTGGAAATTATTGCAAGTGGTAAATTAAGATTGCTTGGATTTGAAGAAGTTTTCAGAAAACTGAACGAGGAAACCGGTACAGCCGGTTTAGAATCAATGTGGGAAATTCCCTTTAGTGATGGCCGTGGCCGCGTAATTTTTGATCTTGGCGTAAAGCACATCAAAACAGACCAGTACACCGGTCAGAACAAAGGCGGAACAGATGGACCAAACCCGATTATGCTGTACGAATATGAAAATGAAGATGTACGCAGGGATGTAACGGTTGTACCTTATGAGTGGGATGGCGGCGATGGAACCAAAGGTGCAGCGCAGGTACCATCGGCACTTGGCCGTTTATACTTTGGCAAATACCGTTACGAGTGGATGAAAAGAAGGGTAACTTCTACCAACGATGATGGATTAAACTGGATGTATATGCGTTATGCCGATGTAATTTTAATGGCAGCAGAAGCGGTTAATGATATCGACGGTCCAGCTGCTGCAGCCCCATATTTAAAAATGATCCGCGATAGGGCTTTCCCTACAGCGCCTGCAAAGGTTACTGCTTTTATGGCTACAGCTACAGCGTCCAAAACTGCATTTTTCGATGCTGTTGTAAACGAAAGAGCCCTGGAATTTACAGGAGAAATGCTTAGGAAAAGTGACCTGATCCGCTGGAATTTACTGGGCACGAAACTGGCTGAAGCCAAAACTAAATTACAGCAACTGGAAAACAGGCAGGGTAAGTACGCCGCTTTACCTGCTAAAATTTATTACAAAACAGCGGCCAATGGCGAAACTGTAGAAATTTATGGTTTAAAATTCGGTGATACCGATGCGCAGGGTCTTGCTTTAGGCTACACTTCAAATAAAGCCTGGACAATGGTTACAACCGGTGAAACTGTTTCTTACTGGAATGCGCTTTACACCAAAGACCCTAACATGCAGCAATATTGGCCTATATGGCAGGTATTTTTAGATTCATCTAACGGAATGTTAAACAATAAAAATTTGGGCTTATAA
- a CDS encoding DUF5123 domain-containing protein, translating into MKRNNIYIIIFFLMTLIGFSGCKDNELEEVTKLQVDRVFSSPGLTATIVNKTGVKLTWNAVPNATSYTIEVYDNADFTGTPVKSIASVTVAQLPYTVTGLIGDTQYSIRVKGVAQGVADSKWVSTSVKTEPEQIFQDILPAKLTSRTVTLNWPVGENATTISINPGNITRPVTPAEVLAGEVILTGLSPKVSYTVTLFLGSTIRGTKTFTTPAELPTGADVVILSATDDLAAMITAATKSTRFVILEGTKYNADVAFTLPAGIDISIIGEVATVKPIISFTQIILPTMGGKLRFENVDITAYAKGDETTTRRQYLINQSLATNMDEVSFENCNIRHFVNSPLRIQSTNAITINKVIVNNCIIDNISIADAGPGVGNYAFINSNVATGKINNITLTNNTFSNIGFGLILHNAAPSLSVAIENNTFYNVVGDGRYFIDYNAQTISGGFSFKNNIITKTISPAATARGIRSATAPTVTNSYQTSDVVFTANAIPGITAYAGTSATLLTAPTTKNFKIKDDGFVGKSTSGDPRWRL; encoded by the coding sequence ATGAAAAGAAATAATATATATATCATCATTTTCTTTCTGATGACCTTAATTGGGTTCTCAGGATGTAAAGATAATGAGCTTGAAGAAGTGACTAAACTACAGGTTGACCGGGTTTTTTCGAGCCCAGGTTTAACGGCAACTATAGTAAATAAAACCGGGGTTAAATTAACATGGAACGCCGTACCAAATGCTACTTCTTATACCATTGAGGTATACGATAATGCCGATTTTACCGGCACACCTGTAAAATCAATTGCCAGTGTTACTGTGGCTCAATTACCCTATACCGTAACCGGATTAATAGGTGATACGCAATATTCAATTAGGGTAAAAGGCGTTGCACAGGGTGTTGCAGATTCCAAATGGGTTAGCACTTCTGTAAAAACAGAACCCGAACAGATTTTTCAAGATATTTTACCAGCTAAACTAACTTCGAGAACAGTTACCTTAAATTGGCCAGTCGGTGAAAATGCCACTACAATATCGATTAATCCAGGTAATATTACACGCCCTGTTACCCCTGCAGAAGTTCTTGCAGGCGAAGTAATATTAACAGGTTTAAGTCCAAAAGTATCCTATACCGTAACCTTATTTTTAGGTTCAACAATTAGAGGAACAAAAACCTTTACTACTCCAGCTGAATTGCCCACAGGAGCTGATGTTGTGATTTTATCTGCAACTGATGATTTGGCAGCAATGATAACCGCCGCTACAAAAAGCACAAGATTTGTAATTTTGGAAGGCACAAAATATAACGCCGATGTTGCCTTTACATTACCAGCCGGAATAGATATCAGTATAATTGGTGAGGTTGCTACAGTTAAACCCATTATCTCTTTTACGCAGATTATTTTACCTACAATGGGCGGGAAACTGCGCTTTGAAAATGTAGACATCACAGCTTATGCAAAAGGCGATGAAACAACAACCAGACGTCAATACCTAATTAATCAAAGTCTCGCCACCAACATGGATGAAGTGTCTTTCGAAAATTGTAATATCAGGCATTTTGTTAACTCGCCTCTTCGTATTCAAAGCACAAATGCAATTACAATCAATAAAGTTATTGTAAACAACTGCATAATTGATAATATTAGTATAGCCGACGCTGGCCCGGGGGTTGGTAACTATGCTTTTATTAACTCAAATGTAGCTACTGGTAAAATCAATAATATTACCTTAACCAATAATACCTTTTCAAATATCGGCTTTGGCTTGATTTTGCATAATGCAGCACCATCCCTTAGCGTGGCCATAGAAAACAACACTTTTTACAATGTAGTTGGAGATGGCAGGTATTTTATTGATTATAATGCGCAAACCATTTCAGGTGGATTCTCGTTCAAGAATAACATAATTACCAAAACAATATCACCAGCAGCAACTGCAAGAGGCATAAGATCTGCAACAGCCCCGACTGTGACAAATAGTTACCAAACCTCAGATGTGGTATTTACAGCTAATGCGATTCCTGGTATTACAGCTTATGCCGGAACGAGTGCTACATTATTGACAGCTCCAACAACTAAGAACTTCAAAATAAAAGACGATGGTTTTGTGGGGAAATCAACCTCTGGCGACCCTAGATGGAGATTGTAA